Proteins encoded by one window of Deltaproteobacteria bacterium:
- a CDS encoding cyclic nucleotide-binding domain-containing protein — protein MGSRSVQENKEALLRHVHAHPTFSLLPTETVLEIFKNIEPVFCPAGSVILQEGREADRFFLLLKGKVEVILQSSCGVEPITLLSEGDFFGEEALFDAGKKRTASVRAVTPVEVASVTCSLFDDILSRFPEVRWRIKELATQHLLVNFLKRSTPFQMLSPTELQQLARRSLKVTIPAKELIIGEGEWGRNFYLIRRGQVQILRKENETEKQIEVLGPGSLFGEASLLTASPRNATVCAVENCDLLVFEREDLLRLIGSDKKFALYMKDLLKSRDRPRRAGGIEVHQTTVSNGPFQIVLEDRQSGRQLSLSPEGFFIWQQLDGKRTLAEVQAVFTQKFQRESPHFVAETVATLISSDFVISRVDPLKRYILFPSSLLRKGVSLVRHFFNSFEKEG, from the coding sequence ATGGGGAGTCGATCTGTTCAGGAAAATAAAGAAGCTCTCCTTCGTCATGTTCATGCCCATCCCACCTTCTCTCTCCTGCCGACGGAGACTGTTCTTGAAATATTTAAAAATATTGAACCGGTATTTTGTCCTGCTGGTTCAGTGATCCTTCAGGAAGGGAGGGAGGCGGACCGGTTCTTTCTTCTCCTGAAGGGAAAGGTGGAGGTCATTCTTCAATCCTCTTGTGGCGTTGAGCCGATCACCCTCCTTTCGGAGGGGGATTTTTTTGGGGAGGAGGCGTTGTTTGATGCCGGGAAAAAGAGAACGGCCTCCGTTCGCGCGGTGACTCCGGTTGAAGTGGCAAGCGTTACCTGCTCCCTGTTTGATGATATTCTGTCCCGTTTTCCCGAGGTGCGATGGCGGATAAAAGAATTGGCAACGCAGCATCTGCTTGTTAATTTTCTCAAGCGCTCCACCCCCTTTCAGATGCTCTCCCCAACGGAACTTCAACAATTGGCACGTCGGTCTCTCAAGGTGACAATACCGGCAAAGGAGCTGATTATCGGTGAGGGAGAATGGGGGAGAAATTTCTACCTCATTCGAAGAGGGCAGGTACAGATTTTACGTAAGGAGAATGAAACGGAAAAGCAGATCGAAGTCTTGGGTCCAGGTTCCCTCTTTGGAGAGGCGTCTCTCCTCACGGCCTCTCCCAGGAATGCAACCGTTTGTGCGGTGGAGAATTGTGATCTCCTCGTTTTTGAGAGAGAGGATCTGCTTCGTCTGATCGGTTCCGACAAAAAATTTGCCCTTTATATGAAAGATCTCCTGAAATCCCGTGATAGACCCCGCCGAGCCGGTGGTATCGAAGTTCATCAAACAACTGTTTCCAACGGCCCTTTTCAGATTGTTCTTGAAGACAGACAGAGTGGTCGTCAGTTGAGTCTTTCACCGGAAGGATTCTTTATTTGGCAACAATTGGATGGGAAACGGACGTTGGCTGAGGTTCAGGCGGTATTTACACAGAAATTTCAGCGTGAATCCCCCCATTTTGTCGCTGAGACGGTGGCGACGTTGATCTCCTCTGATTTTGTTATCAGTCGTGTTGATCCGTTGAAGCGGTATATTCTTTTCCCCTCCTCTTTATTGCGTAAAGGGGTGAGTCTCGTTCGTCACTTTTTCAACTCTTTTGAAAAGGAAGGTTAA
- a CDS encoding carboxypeptidase regulatory-like domain-containing protein: MFLQAMGRKQQISFWVVMVAVFFSATALEAAPYLNGTVKLNGVAYTKEASVYLNCQGSNYSYCSDNDQISSSGQYSLEGTSEWNCCSSTNASRTWSSCQIYAYQWNDQTVASGRYVDVSLDCDTTLTQDLALTPKDKTIEVTLKVGEETLASGMNVSCSETSAPWASSYITSPTNGVWRVPVTAGTFRCYAYCDWATWQGACPYGGNPEKTIIVNESDTTVSTTLNFSVKDKTIQVSVYQGDNLITDRISVSCNQQSPPYTWGSDTTASSEGTYDILVTEGRYYCYSYCNSWPCEDFSGSPNTYVDVGPSDSVVPATLRYQLRDKKIRTTLVVGSRQITSGMSVYCSQQGGSWDYSNATYEGGVYTCNVGTGSYRVYAYCTDYNQCAVSGNPSATVDFTSSDPTGTTADVTLVFLENDATLSGLVTDGSSGVGNVWVNANANSISGGSHGGIASLTYKGVTVSGGSADAAQVYRSAQTDSSGAFTMTLPAGTYQVSVYPPYDRSDLAQTSQEVTVATGGTSTVVLTMQRKTASITACLRDANGNAVRGYINGWSHNGTTGGGDYIWGQVSTSDACADFGAVEGYTYNLSASCDTWSSNDTTLCNYTSEGMQSVTATRDGTTVDFTCPICDCSMTVNLVDPDGEIVPINGSIDCTPKSFSTGESYHGIWGWSSSGTGVLDVASGVEYLCNAWIWSEDHTSSNEASCSCSDGSSSCEITLASVIEDCVSGSFLDDQEAAVDTSGGNYFYVYATQGRSYKNCDITATGYSCDLSEGTWNLCYSTQTSSGYACASQGASCQDVICAVGGTSQNLSLLGTGSVLVTVKDLDGTGRPNVWVEVCPYSASQEGANSYQYRYGCGWGESDSEGKVTVNVGAPRNEGVDYYCNAYIPYTMKTDESLNNPGEQKVTVVAGQTATCDLQFETPDGLIEILLETILLSNADNSVSSLQKRKVVLEERPLKQVLNASTTDSSDPIAYATVDCFSPAGGSYQTTSDEIGRATTLCSSDDVWYCVCYNIVGNALYMSTVDEVTCSVGGASATCLLDFIATVPEGDSRSITDAATQSITIELADGASFSFPPGSLGGTDESVTVTVDVVVTPFTPNKIPASFWGYFVRATDSNGVSIQQLSSPATITLPINIDQVENLGLTENDIHCSYFNEATGTYTEEPSAISTTVCTFDVTHLTDFAVVGNGFLGAVTGEDGGAIGKETDTPGDSPSATGESGSSGVAGGCGCYLTDGTVAWDDRIFWFILLTLFGLLRAVRRSTV; this comes from the coding sequence ATGTTCCTCCAGGCGATGGGAAGAAAACAGCAAATCTCTTTTTGGGTCGTGATGGTCGCTGTTTTCTTTTCTGCGACTGCTTTAGAGGCAGCGCCGTACCTCAACGGGACCGTTAAATTAAATGGGGTTGCTTATACCAAAGAGGCTTCGGTTTATCTCAACTGTCAGGGTTCGAATTACAGTTATTGTTCTGATAATGACCAGATTTCGAGTTCAGGTCAGTATAGCCTCGAGGGGACGTCCGAATGGAACTGCTGCTCCTCTACCAATGCCTCCAGGACCTGGTCCTCCTGCCAGATTTACGCCTATCAATGGAATGATCAGACCGTGGCAAGCGGTAGATATGTCGATGTCTCGCTTGATTGTGATACGACATTGACCCAGGACCTTGCTCTAACCCCGAAGGATAAGACGATTGAGGTGACTTTAAAGGTGGGAGAAGAGACGCTAGCGTCCGGTATGAATGTCAGTTGTTCCGAGACATCCGCTCCCTGGGCCTCCAGCTACATCACCTCACCCACCAATGGTGTCTGGCGAGTCCCCGTCACGGCGGGGACGTTTCGCTGTTATGCCTACTGTGATTGGGCGACCTGGCAAGGGGCCTGTCCCTATGGTGGTAATCCCGAAAAAACGATAATCGTTAATGAGTCTGACACGACTGTTTCAACAACCCTCAATTTTTCCGTGAAGGACAAAACGATACAGGTCTCTGTCTATCAGGGTGATAACCTGATTACCGATAGGATCTCTGTTTCCTGTAATCAGCAGTCGCCTCCTTACACATGGGGAAGTGATACGACCGCTTCGAGTGAGGGGACCTACGACATCCTTGTTACGGAGGGGAGATATTATTGTTACTCCTATTGTAACAGCTGGCCTTGCGAAGACTTTTCGGGGAGCCCCAATACCTATGTCGATGTTGGCCCTTCCGATTCCGTCGTTCCGGCGACCTTGCGATACCAGCTACGTGACAAGAAGATCCGGACGACCCTGGTCGTCGGCAGTCGCCAGATTACGAGTGGAATGTCCGTCTATTGCAGTCAGCAGGGAGGGAGTTGGGATTATAGCAACGCCACCTATGAGGGGGGTGTTTATACCTGCAATGTTGGAACCGGCAGCTACCGTGTCTACGCCTACTGTACCGATTACAATCAGTGCGCCGTCTCCGGAAATCCGAGCGCAACCGTCGACTTTACGAGTTCTGATCCGACCGGAACGACGGCGGATGTCACGCTGGTGTTTCTTGAAAATGACGCCACATTGAGCGGTCTTGTGACGGATGGGAGTAGTGGTGTTGGAAACGTTTGGGTCAATGCCAATGCCAACAGTATCTCAGGTGGCAGCCATGGCGGGATAGCCTCCCTCACCTACAAAGGAGTTACTGTCTCGGGGGGAAGTGCCGATGCAGCGCAGGTCTATCGGTCCGCACAGACAGATTCAAGCGGTGCCTTCACCATGACGTTACCGGCAGGGACCTATCAGGTTTCCGTTTACCCCCCCTACGATCGATCCGATCTGGCCCAGACATCCCAGGAGGTGACGGTTGCGACCGGAGGGACCTCGACGGTTGTATTGACGATGCAAAGGAAGACTGCCTCGATCACCGCCTGTTTAAGGGACGCCAACGGCAATGCGGTACGAGGGTACATCAATGGGTGGAGTCATAATGGAACTACCGGTGGGGGAGATTATATCTGGGGTCAGGTCAGTACGAGTGACGCCTGTGCCGATTTTGGTGCGGTTGAGGGGTATACCTATAACCTCTCGGCGAGTTGTGACACCTGGAGCAGCAATGACACGACCCTTTGCAACTATACCTCCGAGGGTATGCAATCGGTAACGGCGACCCGTGATGGAACAACGGTCGACTTCACCTGCCCGATCTGTGATTGCTCCATGACGGTTAATCTCGTCGATCCCGATGGAGAGATTGTGCCAATAAATGGGAGTATTGATTGTACACCGAAGAGTTTTTCAACGGGTGAAAGCTACCATGGTATCTGGGGATGGTCGAGTTCAGGGACCGGGGTATTGGATGTCGCATCGGGTGTTGAGTATCTTTGCAACGCCTGGATCTGGTCCGAGGATCACACCTCTTCCAATGAAGCGTCTTGCAGTTGTAGTGATGGGTCAAGTTCCTGTGAAATTACATTGGCCTCCGTTATTGAGGATTGTGTCTCCGGTTCTTTCTTGGACGACCAGGAGGCCGCGGTCGATACATCGGGTGGCAACTATTTCTATGTTTATGCAACCCAGGGAAGAAGTTATAAAAATTGTGACATCACGGCGACGGGATATTCCTGTGACCTTTCAGAGGGGACGTGGAATCTCTGTTATTCGACCCAGACCTCCAGTGGCTATGCCTGTGCATCCCAGGGGGCTTCCTGTCAGGATGTGATCTGCGCGGTAGGAGGTACCTCACAAAACCTCTCCCTTTTAGGGACCGGCTCCGTATTGGTTACCGTAAAAGACCTGGATGGTACAGGACGGCCGAATGTCTGGGTGGAGGTTTGCCCCTATTCCGCCTCCCAGGAAGGGGCCAATTCCTATCAATACCGTTATGGATGTGGATGGGGTGAGAGTGACTCCGAAGGAAAGGTAACGGTAAATGTTGGGGCACCTCGTAACGAAGGGGTTGATTACTACTGTAATGCCTATATCCCCTATACAATGAAGACGGATGAGTCGCTCAATAATCCGGGAGAGCAGAAAGTGACGGTTGTTGCGGGGCAGACAGCGACCTGTGACCTGCAGTTTGAGACACCGGACGGTCTCATTGAGATTTTGCTTGAGACCATTTTGCTTAGCAATGCAGACAACTCTGTCTCTTCGCTTCAGAAAAGGAAGGTTGTCCTTGAGGAGAGACCTCTCAAGCAGGTTTTGAATGCCTCTACGACCGACAGTTCAGATCCCATTGCGTACGCGACGGTCGATTGTTTCTCTCCGGCGGGTGGTTCTTACCAAACAACGAGCGATGAAATCGGTCGGGCGACAACCTTATGTTCAAGTGATGATGTCTGGTACTGTGTTTGCTACAATATCGTCGGGAATGCGCTTTATATGTCGACGGTGGATGAGGTGACCTGCAGTGTTGGGGGGGCTTCTGCAACCTGTTTGCTTGATTTTATCGCGACAGTTCCCGAGGGGGATAGTCGCTCGATCACCGATGCAGCGACGCAATCCATTACGATTGAGCTGGCCGATGGGGCCTCCTTCTCCTTCCCACCCGGCTCTCTGGGTGGTACGGATGAGTCAGTTACCGTAACCGTTGATGTGGTCGTGACGCCTTTTACACCAAACAAGATACCGGCCTCTTTCTGGGGGTACTTTGTCCGTGCGACCGATTCTAACGGGGTCTCGATTCAGCAATTGAGCTCCCCGGCAACCATTACCTTGCCGATCAACATCGACCAGGTTGAGAATTTGGGGCTTACCGAGAATGACATCCATTGCAGTTACTTTAATGAAGCGACGGGGACCTATACGGAGGAGCCGTCGGCGATTTCAACGACCGTTTGCACCTTTGACGTCACTCATCTGACTGATTTTGCGGTCGTTGGAAACGGATTTCTCGGTGCTGTAACGGGTGAAGACGGGGGGGCGATCGGAAAAGAGACCGATACACCGGGTGATTCACCCTCGGCAACCGGTGAGAGTGGCAGCAGCGGGGTGGCCGGTGGGTGTGGTTGTTATCTGACAGACGGTACGGTCGCCTGGGATGATCGGATATTCTGGTTTATTTTGTTAACGCTGTTCGGTCTTTTAAGGGCCGTTAGAAGATCTACTGTGTAA
- a CDS encoding HAD family phosphatase — MPSAPLLNGIDQLLRPYGGSGEYRYSQRETQSLQTGEPENWDHFFQAVRERLKIGSLFKNAITVGSFGLAGDFLSLVGWRISRGQGRALSFLLPVLTEEIGTGALTTFNREGGWSWENLKTEWLEGGIHRAILQTSTLFFFGIANPTPLSIFKKPLKTGGKTWGIAVGRFLAMGALLMLGGMAARFTSHKINNRTPNPFSEDRTVQGIFLEYLDTAWMVGQGRVRTKTLNLESRYRQSITDQLWEEGIDTSFLEKPFPVDHREQIRHRALELNPGYSDPQKLLTMVTWDTTQYHREHLPSRVGTLQDKRRFSHQRELRVLDMAIRMPGKGWAIPRAFAQYQEVIQRAVEHERAINPDFDDSYYVYFTVDQKTVQPGKAQRRVGWHGDAFVSPETSDLTRRVICDNTYVVCDDLPTLFLPGPFPLDGVDATNFRAVLKQFDRLADGKTPLTYKPYELLRMTPYDIHTPDTNRTNRPIVRTFVKIQFSRDKLNRIGNGINRVVGKEGKPIFDYEGWTWVARDAEGRNNRNSIIGWDREDRDRFLRIEPSAIDFSAEKPNADWLDSEFFWGKKIEPVRAERAKTGEMLETISQNGKFRSTFNIANEGDWKITTSQGDKYFLSDTKFRARYYVEDGLREAIYRPRSTATKMVKITKPIRYRSPWGAWAYAPTGSVLVSLGNNDVYAILPENFKSAYIRTNEQGQILPVGMSEPEANDVITRRGLVRVREEVPSIQQPVIAIFDLHGTLAKPNWKKAMGRVCQRLDERLDDEAVTHLMEGITYGATDSEVLQRVAALKAGTTVDEVQKLFQEERRNVGLHSPLEALPGAVEFLQALHAKGVPMVAGTFAHTPRKRTVDQLAESGILRLFQEEDILTKESFQGTLDRHRFREAVVERVRKKYPGAQILFFNDTPDGMMSVSEAGGINFGIPQGRGKDWDYRSYPLVTSGAHYLLHDWTVNGPEILKLIDQSYSI; from the coding sequence ATGCCTTCAGCCCCTTTACTAAATGGGATTGACCAACTCCTCCGTCCTTATGGCGGTTCGGGTGAATACCGATACTCTCAAAGGGAGACACAAAGCCTTCAAACCGGGGAACCTGAAAACTGGGATCATTTTTTTCAGGCCGTCCGAGAACGTTTAAAAATCGGTTCTCTTTTTAAAAACGCTATCACTGTGGGCAGCTTCGGCCTGGCAGGTGATTTTCTCTCCCTCGTTGGATGGAGAATCAGTCGCGGACAGGGACGAGCGCTCTCCTTTCTCCTGCCCGTATTAACAGAAGAGATTGGGACAGGCGCTCTCACCACCTTTAACCGAGAGGGGGGATGGTCCTGGGAGAATCTTAAGACGGAGTGGCTGGAGGGGGGAATCCACCGGGCAATCCTGCAAACGTCGACTCTCTTTTTCTTTGGGATAGCGAATCCGACTCCTTTGTCGATCTTCAAAAAACCACTTAAGACAGGTGGAAAAACCTGGGGGATAGCCGTCGGTCGATTTTTGGCTATGGGAGCTCTACTGATGCTTGGAGGGATGGCCGCTCGCTTTACTAGCCATAAGATAAACAACAGAACGCCCAATCCTTTTTCTGAAGACCGGACTGTCCAAGGAATCTTTCTGGAGTATCTTGATACCGCCTGGATGGTCGGACAAGGCAGGGTTCGGACAAAAACATTAAATCTCGAATCAAGATACCGCCAATCGATCACTGACCAACTCTGGGAAGAAGGGATTGACACCTCTTTTTTGGAAAAACCGTTTCCGGTAGATCACCGTGAACAGATTCGTCATCGAGCTCTGGAGCTAAATCCCGGATACTCCGACCCTCAAAAACTTCTCACAATGGTGACGTGGGATACAACTCAATACCACCGTGAACACCTCCCCTCTCGGGTTGGCACCCTTCAGGACAAGAGAAGATTTAGTCATCAACGCGAACTCAGGGTTTTGGACATGGCGATTCGAATGCCGGGCAAGGGATGGGCAATTCCAAGGGCGTTCGCACAATATCAAGAAGTAATTCAACGGGCTGTCGAACATGAGCGAGCCATTAACCCTGACTTCGACGATAGCTACTATGTCTATTTCACTGTCGATCAAAAAACGGTTCAACCGGGCAAGGCGCAGCGACGGGTCGGTTGGCACGGAGACGCATTTGTCTCTCCTGAAACAAGTGATTTGACCCGGCGGGTCATCTGCGACAATACCTACGTCGTCTGTGATGATCTCCCAACGTTGTTTCTACCAGGCCCTTTTCCTCTGGATGGGGTCGATGCAACCAATTTCAGAGCGGTACTAAAACAGTTTGACCGCCTGGCTGACGGCAAAACTCCTCTTACTTATAAGCCCTATGAGCTGCTCCGAATGACACCCTATGATATTCATACTCCGGACACGAACAGAACAAATCGTCCAATTGTTCGGACCTTCGTCAAGATCCAGTTTAGTCGAGACAAGTTGAACCGAATAGGAAATGGAATCAATCGGGTTGTTGGCAAAGAGGGGAAACCAATTTTTGATTATGAGGGCTGGACATGGGTTGCCCGCGATGCAGAAGGACGGAACAACCGAAATTCGATCATCGGATGGGATCGGGAAGACCGTGACCGTTTCCTGCGCATCGAACCTTCAGCAATCGATTTCTCTGCTGAGAAACCAAATGCAGACTGGCTTGATTCTGAATTCTTCTGGGGCAAGAAGATCGAACCAGTTCGCGCTGAACGGGCAAAGACTGGAGAAATGTTGGAGACAATCAGTCAAAATGGAAAATTTCGATCGACTTTCAATATTGCCAATGAGGGGGATTGGAAGATCACCACAAGCCAAGGGGATAAATACTTCTTGAGCGATACAAAATTTAGGGCACGCTATTACGTCGAGGATGGTCTACGTGAGGCTATTTATCGGCCTCGTTCAACAGCAACCAAGATGGTCAAGATAACAAAGCCGATTCGATATCGTTCACCGTGGGGTGCTTGGGCCTATGCCCCGACCGGAAGTGTTTTGGTCTCTCTGGGCAACAACGATGTCTACGCCATCCTCCCAGAAAACTTTAAGAGCGCCTACATTCGAACCAACGAACAGGGCCAAATTCTGCCGGTGGGGATGTCAGAACCAGAAGCAAATGATGTTATTACAAGAAGAGGTCTGGTTCGTGTACGAGAAGAAGTCCCTTCGATCCAACAGCCTGTTATAGCGATTTTTGATCTGCATGGAACGTTGGCAAAACCGAACTGGAAAAAGGCGATGGGACGTGTTTGTCAGCGGCTTGATGAACGACTCGATGATGAGGCTGTCACCCATTTGATGGAAGGGATAACCTATGGCGCCACCGACAGTGAAGTCTTGCAAAGAGTCGCCGCCCTTAAGGCAGGAACAACCGTTGATGAGGTCCAAAAATTATTTCAGGAGGAAAGAAGAAATGTGGGGCTTCATTCACCTCTCGAGGCGCTGCCAGGGGCGGTCGAATTTTTACAGGCTCTTCATGCCAAAGGTGTTCCGATGGTGGCTGGAACATTCGCCCATACACCACGCAAAAGAACAGTAGACCAGCTTGCCGAAAGTGGAATCCTCCGCCTGTTTCAAGAGGAGGATATCCTGACAAAAGAATCTTTTCAGGGGACTTTGGATCGGCATCGATTTCGGGAGGCGGTGGTAGAGAGGGTCCGGAAAAAATATCCAGGAGCGCAGATCCTTTTCTTTAATGATACCCCAGATGGGATGATGTCTGTATCAGAGGCCGGTGGAATTAACTTTGGTATTCCTCAAGGACGTGGAAAAGATTGGGATTATCGAAGTTATCCTTTAGTCACAAGCGGTGCCCACTACCTTCTCCATGATTGGACCGTAAACGGCCCTGAGATCTTGAAACTGATTGATCAGTCATACTCTATTTAA
- a CDS encoding LysM peptidoglycan-binding domain-containing protein: MSVTKPIGHCTEEAQSHVESIGEALGTDLPDCATIRITREGGIKATQTNAIGTTTQVEITNNGDKFFTKYCSESEGAYCHNADRVKRGSIAPEKLAAAKALIQDRVVVIVRKGDTLGEIAGRNDQVLKQVLEENPHLTTQTPGGPKRDAEGNWIYPGDKVRVRRTSAEENCAEYSAAEPVFNCGFNTGNSSLGCEAPRLGLTLGLGHEVGGERVDFGVTVDLSHLFGKW, encoded by the coding sequence ATGAGTGTCACTAAACCAATCGGCCATTGTACCGAAGAAGCCCAATCTCATGTTGAGTCAATTGGGGAGGCATTAGGAACTGATCTCCCCGATTGTGCCACCATTAGGATTACCCGTGAGGGAGGAATCAAGGCAACTCAAACGAATGCCATAGGGACAACTACCCAGGTAGAAATCACGAACAATGGCGATAAATTCTTCACCAAGTATTGTAGTGAAAGCGAAGGGGCTTATTGCCACAACGCTGATCGAGTAAAACGGGGCTCTATTGCCCCAGAAAAACTGGCCGCCGCAAAGGCTCTTATTCAGGATCGGGTAGTCGTTATTGTTAGAAAAGGTGATACTTTGGGAGAGATTGCCGGCAGGAATGATCAAGTTTTAAAACAAGTTTTGGAAGAAAACCCTCACCTAACGACACAAACCCCAGGGGGTCCAAAACGGGATGCCGAAGGAAACTGGATCTATCCGGGAGATAAGGTCAGGGTAAGGAGAACCTCTGCTGAGGAGAACTGTGCAGAATATTCAGCAGCGGAGCCCGTATTCAACTGCGGATTTAATACCGGCAATTCTTCACTTGGATGCGAAGCACCTCGTCTTGGACTTACACTTGGTTTAGGCCATGAAGTAGGTGGAGAAAGAGTTGACTTTGGAGTGACAGTCGACCTGTCTCATTTGTTTGGTAAGTGGTAG